One part of the Terrimicrobium sacchariphilum genome encodes these proteins:
- a CDS encoding LacI family DNA-binding transcriptional regulator, with the protein MNKQPKRVTQQDVARAAGVHRSSVCLAMQNHPNIPVATRERIQEIARKLGYQPDPMLSALAVYRRQQSPRVFQGTLAWLGNTLPHYDWRKIPIFQQNYEGAVACAQSHGYTVEVFDLQTPDISPQRMAGILRSRNITGIFVAPQPKPYATLDFPWEHFSAVTFGFTLLQPLLHCVAATQYRATLQTMQRMRGLGYKRIAFASSLLQDERVDHNCLAAYLAEMAIHGEKPLLTPLKPGWTTPENLSAWMREVRPEAAVISLDVRDMLIEAGFRFPRDVAIACPMMFEPNGPLAGVCENSRLVGEASADFLVAMIQRGERGVPPVPQRLLIEGTWVEGTTLPPLRPAPAAKRKTAARTGKSRRV; encoded by the coding sequence TTGAATAAACAACCCAAACGAGTCACCCAGCAGGATGTCGCCCGGGCGGCGGGAGTGCATCGTTCCTCGGTCTGCCTGGCGATGCAGAATCATCCCAACATTCCTGTGGCGACCCGGGAACGCATCCAGGAAATCGCGCGCAAGCTGGGTTATCAGCCCGACCCCATGCTGTCCGCGCTGGCGGTGTATCGCAGGCAGCAAAGTCCGCGAGTTTTCCAGGGGACGCTGGCCTGGCTGGGAAACACGCTGCCGCATTACGACTGGAGAAAGATTCCCATCTTTCAACAAAACTACGAGGGCGCCGTCGCCTGCGCGCAGAGCCATGGCTACACGGTCGAGGTCTTCGATCTCCAGACGCCGGACATCTCGCCGCAGCGCATGGCGGGCATCCTGCGATCCCGCAACATCACAGGCATCTTTGTCGCACCGCAGCCGAAACCCTATGCCACGCTGGATTTCCCCTGGGAGCATTTCTCGGCGGTGACATTTGGCTTCACCCTGCTGCAACCGCTGCTCCACTGCGTGGCAGCCACGCAATACCGGGCCACGCTGCAAACCATGCAGCGCATGCGCGGGCTGGGTTACAAGCGTATTGCCTTTGCCTCCAGCCTGCTGCAGGACGAGCGCGTGGATCACAACTGCCTCGCGGCCTACCTGGCGGAAATGGCGATCCATGGCGAAAAGCCTCTCCTGACGCCGCTCAAGCCGGGCTGGACGACTCCGGAGAATCTCAGCGCCTGGATGCGCGAAGTACGCCCCGAGGCCGCCGTGATCAGTCTCGATGTCCGGGACATGCTGATCGAGGCGGGCTTCCGGTTCCCCCGCGACGTGGCGATCGCCTGCCCGATGATGTTCGAACCCAACGGCCCGCTGGCCGGGGTCTGCGAGAACTCCCGGCTGGTCGGGGAGGCCAGCGCGGACTTCCTCGTCGCCATGATCCAGCGGGGCGAGCGCGGCGTGCCGCCTGTGCCGCAACGGCTCCTTATCGAGGGCACATGGGTCGAAGGAACCACGCTCCCTCCCTTGCGTCCCGCGCCTGCCGCGAAGCGCAAAACGGCGGCACGCACCGGAAAATCGCGCAGGGTGTAA
- a CDS encoding type II secretion system protein → MPAHFPHRDPRSCRAFSLLELLAGISITALLAALLLPMIVRMKTQAAETRCLANLRTLAQGTLLYQAENGGLLPPNYAFSGGTPEQIWTVELRPYLKIDDKGRTGAGMEQMAKILTCPAISQPADKPSKWWESNYAAGLCFGSDGSPQRIAGRKASATVMFMESKDRLRSMYATPLPWESVPYRHSDAVQMAFLDGHTEARKQADIPKSFDDPFWGAKP, encoded by the coding sequence ATGCCCGCACATTTTCCCCATCGTGACCCGCGCTCCTGCCGCGCGTTCTCTCTGCTGGAACTCCTGGCCGGGATCAGCATCACCGCGCTGCTGGCCGCGCTCCTGCTCCCGATGATTGTCCGGATGAAGACGCAGGCCGCCGAGACCCGGTGCCTTGCCAACCTCCGCACCCTGGCCCAGGGGACTCTGCTCTATCAGGCCGAGAATGGCGGGCTGCTGCCGCCGAACTATGCCTTCTCCGGTGGGACTCCCGAGCAAATCTGGACCGTCGAGCTGCGGCCCTACCTGAAGATCGATGACAAGGGGCGCACCGGGGCCGGCATGGAGCAGATGGCCAAAATATTGACTTGTCCCGCGATCTCCCAGCCTGCGGACAAACCGTCGAAGTGGTGGGAATCCAATTACGCCGCCGGACTCTGTTTCGGTTCGGATGGATCTCCCCAGCGGATCGCAGGTCGCAAGGCCTCGGCCACCGTGATGTTTATGGAAAGCAAAGACAGACTGCGCTCGATGTACGCAACGCCGCTGCCTTGGGAGAGCGTGCCTTACCGCCATTCCGATGCGGTGCAAATGGCATTTCTCGACGGGCACACGGAGGCTCGCAAGCAGGCGGACATTCCGAAGTCCTTCGACGATCCGTTCTGGGGGGCAAAGCCGTGA
- a CDS encoding heparinase II/III domain-containing protein, with product MRAVAPMVVGLCLAGAASAWCADESAKLITPDEVAACRAQHEKEWLAKTAPGQPRLFYDKDSWPAAAARVRQLGGAGAKWRAFAEETAQAIIKQPLPVYRPPEEFVGKDNSILQAREELWQRAVGNNIAFLAFMARLDDRPEYRAYLRELVLAALKLDSWGVGIWRDCDLAAAHILRGVAMAWDWHRDIFSEQDQSFIRETIARRTPTMLGGLYGKIFWGREYRANHNHISVAALGLTGLAFLNDLPQAADWLAASMLDYERVAADMNPDGSSEEGLGYASYGMNFILQFIEGTRTVTDSAKFYDSPFLKHAANYRIGSSTPGLEGVLLWGDATGKDYYGPQQILCRLASQYGDGGAQFLAESLPFLPRGAGPEGNANDVLAFALLWNDPSVQARAPQQLDYRYKDWEVLTTRNSWKNDAYLFTLKAGLNNLHHSHLDAGAIAFNLGGSWLLTAPGYGDHGAPGFWDREGKRWTFFSNATESHSTLLINGKNQRFDREAGASVLSMVSAPRSMFASVDMTRAYDGVKRVARRVIHQRDEYLLVLDDVEGAESLRAEWLAQVPPRAMVQDDGDVVVTANSTASMRLRLLGGAAVFAERAPTVEHFNLPAGKMKTLAAAQEGRQVRFAALIRPFAAGAIYEPWKTELAGDAAKSLVTISGNGWVDTVESFADPEMIGQVGDKEVGGEANVLSVRRQAGVIGTVILAGAKRYAGSSWGFVSQTPVDLIEEPSAEGERKISLAREIKGDVRIDASHQLLDENGQVLSPGEGATLTPGAYTLRKTAPAASS from the coding sequence GTGAGAGCAGTCGCGCCCATGGTCGTTGGACTGTGTCTCGCCGGTGCCGCCTCCGCCTGGTGTGCGGACGAGAGCGCAAAGCTGATCACCCCGGATGAGGTGGCCGCCTGCCGCGCTCAGCACGAAAAGGAGTGGCTGGCAAAAACCGCCCCCGGACAGCCTCGCCTGTTTTACGACAAGGACTCCTGGCCGGCAGCGGCGGCGCGTGTCCGGCAACTCGGCGGCGCCGGGGCGAAGTGGCGTGCATTCGCCGAGGAAACCGCGCAGGCGATCATCAAGCAGCCGCTCCCGGTTTATCGTCCTCCGGAGGAGTTTGTGGGAAAGGACAACTCGATCCTCCAGGCCCGGGAGGAGCTGTGGCAGCGCGCCGTGGGCAATAACATCGCCTTCCTCGCCTTCATGGCCCGGCTGGATGATCGTCCGGAGTACCGAGCCTACCTGCGGGAGCTTGTATTGGCCGCTCTCAAGCTGGATTCCTGGGGAGTCGGCATCTGGCGCGATTGCGACCTGGCGGCGGCGCACATCCTGAGGGGCGTCGCCATGGCCTGGGACTGGCATCGGGACATCTTCTCCGAGCAGGACCAGTCGTTCATCCGCGAGACCATCGCGCGGCGCACGCCGACGATGCTGGGTGGTCTCTACGGAAAGATCTTCTGGGGCAGGGAATACCGAGCCAATCACAACCACATCAGCGTGGCCGCGCTCGGGCTCACCGGCCTTGCCTTCCTCAATGACCTGCCGCAGGCGGCCGACTGGCTGGCGGCCTCCATGCTGGACTATGAACGTGTCGCGGCCGACATGAACCCCGACGGCAGCTCCGAGGAGGGTCTTGGCTATGCGAGCTATGGGATGAATTTCATCCTGCAGTTCATCGAGGGGACCCGCACCGTCACGGATTCTGCGAAGTTCTACGACTCGCCGTTCCTGAAACACGCGGCCAACTACCGCATCGGCTCCTCGACCCCCGGCCTGGAGGGCGTCCTGCTCTGGGGAGACGCGACGGGCAAGGACTACTACGGCCCGCAGCAGATCCTGTGTCGGCTGGCCTCGCAGTACGGCGATGGTGGTGCGCAGTTTCTCGCGGAGTCGCTGCCCTTCCTGCCGCGCGGCGCGGGTCCGGAGGGTAATGCCAATGACGTGCTGGCCTTTGCCCTGCTCTGGAACGATCCCTCCGTGCAGGCCCGCGCCCCGCAGCAGCTCGACTACCGCTACAAGGACTGGGAGGTGCTCACCACCCGCAACAGCTGGAAAAACGACGCCTATCTCTTCACGCTCAAGGCCGGGTTGAACAACCTCCATCACAGTCACCTCGATGCCGGGGCGATCGCCTTCAACCTGGGCGGCTCCTGGCTGCTGACTGCTCCCGGGTATGGCGACCACGGAGCGCCGGGATTCTGGGATCGCGAGGGCAAGCGATGGACCTTCTTTTCCAATGCCACCGAGTCGCATTCGACCCTGTTGATCAACGGAAAGAACCAGCGTTTTGATCGCGAGGCGGGTGCGTCCGTCCTCAGCATGGTGTCGGCACCACGGAGCATGTTTGCCTCGGTGGACATGACGCGGGCCTACGATGGGGTGAAGAGGGTGGCCCGCCGGGTCATCCATCAGCGCGACGAGTATCTCCTGGTCCTTGATGACGTGGAGGGCGCGGAGTCCCTGCGGGCGGAATGGCTGGCCCAGGTCCCGCCCCGGGCGATGGTGCAGGACGACGGGGATGTCGTTGTGACCGCTAACTCCACGGCCAGCATGCGTCTGCGATTGCTGGGAGGTGCGGCGGTCTTTGCAGAAAGAGCGCCGACCGTGGAGCATTTCAATCTCCCGGCGGGCAAGATGAAAACCCTGGCTGCCGCGCAGGAGGGACGACAGGTTCGTTTTGCCGCGCTTATCCGGCCCTTTGCCGCTGGGGCGATTTATGAACCCTGGAAGACGGAACTGGCTGGCGACGCCGCGAAGTCCCTCGTGACCATCAGCGGCAACGGCTGGGTGGACACTGTGGAGTCCTTCGCTGATCCCGAAATGATCGGTCAGGTGGGCGACAAGGAGGTCGGCGGCGAGGCGAATGTCCTCTCGGTCCGCCGGCAGGCGGGAGTGATTGGAACGGTGATTCTCGCCGGGGCGAAAAGGTATGCCGGATCGTCCTGGGGGTTCGTCTCGCAGACTCCCGTGGACCTGATCGAGGAACCCTCCGCCGAGGGCGAACGAAAGATCTCGCTCGCCCGCGAAATCAAGGGCGATGTCCGGATCGATGCTTCCCATCAACTCCTGGATGAAAACGGCCAGGTGCTAAGCCCGGGCGAAGGCGCTACCTTAACCCCCGGTGCGTACACGCTGCGCAAGACTGCCCCGGCGGCGAGTTCCTAG
- a CDS encoding SDR family NAD(P)-dependent oxidoreductase codes for MFDFSARTVLVTGSTANLGFSIARAFARSGARVIVHGPTEKETHAAMAQLREEIPAARVEAISFDLARQPQIDEAFSELERRDLLPDILVNNAAHLGLGTSGFLEQSAEFFREVIEVNLFGTFRCSQLSARGMVKRGGGAIITISSLAGERAIWDRSGYNTSKAALDGLMRSMALDLAPQGIRVNSISPGYVWTERWNALSPEVAERRRRNIPAGEPTRQDEIARTVLFLASDAAPSLTGAGVIIDGGLSVQQVPRDLAI; via the coding sequence ATGTTTGACTTTTCCGCCCGCACGGTACTGGTCACGGGTTCGACAGCGAACCTCGGGTTTTCCATTGCCCGCGCATTTGCCCGCTCCGGCGCGCGGGTGATCGTCCATGGTCCGACGGAAAAGGAAACCCACGCGGCCATGGCGCAGCTGAGGGAGGAAATCCCCGCCGCACGGGTGGAGGCGATTTCGTTTGACCTTGCGCGGCAACCGCAGATCGACGAGGCGTTCAGTGAACTCGAAAGACGCGACCTCCTTCCCGACATCCTGGTCAACAACGCGGCCCACCTCGGCCTTGGCACGTCGGGATTTCTCGAGCAAAGCGCGGAGTTCTTTCGCGAGGTGATCGAGGTCAACCTGTTCGGCACCTTCCGGTGCTCGCAACTCTCCGCCCGAGGCATGGTAAAGCGGGGCGGCGGCGCGATCATCACCATTTCCTCCCTGGCGGGCGAACGCGCCATCTGGGACCGGAGCGGATACAACACGAGCAAGGCCGCCCTCGATGGATTGATGCGATCGATGGCGCTGGACCTCGCGCCGCAGGGAATCCGCGTCAACTCCATCTCGCCCGGCTATGTGTGGACAGAGCGCTGGAACGCATTGTCGCCCGAGGTGGCGGAGCGCAGGCGGCGCAACATCCCGGCTGGTGAACCAACCCGACAGGATGAGATCGCGAGGACGGTGCTCTTCCTGGCCAGCGACGCCGCCCCATCGCTGACCGGAGCAGGCGTCATCATCGATGGCGGGTTAAGCGTCCAGCAGGTGCCCAGAGATCTTGCGATCTAG
- the dgoD gene encoding galactonate dehydratase, whose translation MKLRRLSTHVCDAYRTNWVFVKIETDEGIHGWGEATLEYREHAMVAALQELERGLQGRDLTAIESWWQDAYRDAYWRGGPVLTSALSAIEMALWDIKGKSLGVPVYQLLGGAVRQSVPCYANAWFASAREPGEFAEKAVAAVEMGYKALKWDPFGAAFRHLSSAELKKALTVIDAVSRAVDKRAELMIEGHGRFDLPTARRIAKALEDFDIFWLEEPLIPGNLENYARLRSGTSTPISLGERLYTKWDFREVFEKGCADFLQPDVSHAGGIWELRKIAAMAETWQMAFCPHNPSGPVANAATLQLAACTPNFLYLETMATDVPWRKDVAAEHCHFSAGEMTISSAPGLGVEINEEAIARHPYQVHDLRHYTGHLTDIRPEAATATFGATH comes from the coding sequence ATGAAACTCCGCCGACTCTCCACCCACGTCTGTGACGCCTACCGGACGAACTGGGTCTTTGTAAAAATCGAAACCGACGAGGGCATTCACGGCTGGGGCGAGGCCACGCTGGAGTACCGCGAGCACGCCATGGTGGCGGCCTTGCAGGAGCTGGAGCGCGGATTGCAGGGACGCGACCTGACCGCGATCGAAAGCTGGTGGCAGGACGCCTACCGCGATGCCTACTGGCGGGGCGGCCCGGTGCTGACCAGCGCGCTCTCCGCCATCGAGATGGCGCTCTGGGACATCAAGGGAAAAAGCCTCGGCGTGCCGGTGTATCAGCTCCTCGGCGGAGCCGTGCGGCAGAGCGTGCCGTGCTATGCCAATGCGTGGTTCGCCAGCGCGAGGGAGCCCGGGGAGTTTGCCGAGAAAGCCGTCGCCGCCGTGGAGATGGGTTACAAGGCGCTCAAGTGGGACCCCTTTGGCGCAGCCTTTCGCCATCTCTCCAGCGCTGAACTGAAAAAGGCGCTGACCGTGATCGATGCCGTCTCGCGAGCCGTGGACAAGCGCGCGGAGCTCATGATCGAAGGTCATGGACGCTTTGACCTGCCGACCGCCCGCCGCATCGCCAAGGCTCTCGAGGACTTCGACATCTTCTGGCTCGAGGAGCCGCTCATTCCCGGCAATCTCGAGAACTACGCGCGACTGCGCTCCGGCACCTCCACGCCCATCTCGCTGGGTGAGCGGCTTTATACAAAGTGGGATTTCCGCGAGGTCTTCGAGAAAGGCTGCGCGGATTTCCTCCAGCCCGATGTCTCCCACGCCGGGGGCATCTGGGAGCTGCGCAAGATCGCGGCCATGGCGGAGACCTGGCAGATGGCCTTCTGCCCGCATAATCCCTCCGGCCCCGTGGCCAATGCCGCCACCCTGCAACTCGCGGCCTGCACGCCAAACTTTCTCTATCTGGAAACGATGGCCACCGATGTGCCCTGGCGCAAGGACGTCGCGGCGGAGCACTGCCACTTCTCGGCGGGAGAAATGACGATCTCCTCCGCGCCCGGCCTCGGCGTGGAAATCAACGAGGAAGCCATCGCCCGGCATCCCTATCAGGTCCATGATCTGCGCCACTACACGGGCCACCTCACCGACATACGCCCCGAGGCGGCAACCGCAACCTTTGGCGCCACGCATTAG
- a CDS encoding MBL fold metallo-hydrolase, with protein sequence MKALSSPRITWLTQGGFVFEADGFRLVVDPYMSDSLAGKVTRLVGFPLALEDLRPDVVICTHDHGDHLDPETIAMIARHYPRCAFGGPERAHRHLAELGIDSPLLLEIGHPVTLGPFDITPVFARHSDPSAVGLVIEADGWRLYLTADTEYDDRLFSTTTTAPDALLICINGRLGNMNWQEALQTARRLETPVALPMHYGLFAENTEDPAPFITSCREAGIASHEMPLGKPFTL encoded by the coding sequence GTGAAAGCCCTGTCATCTCCCCGCATCACGTGGCTGACACAGGGCGGATTCGTTTTTGAAGCAGACGGATTTCGCCTCGTGGTGGACCCCTACATGAGCGACAGCCTCGCTGGAAAAGTCACGCGGCTGGTCGGGTTTCCGCTCGCACTGGAGGACCTGCGGCCAGACGTGGTGATCTGCACCCACGATCATGGCGATCATCTCGATCCCGAGACGATCGCCATGATCGCGAGGCACTACCCCCGGTGCGCCTTCGGCGGGCCCGAGCGCGCACACCGGCACCTCGCGGAGCTGGGTATCGACTCCCCCCTCCTCCTGGAAATCGGGCATCCGGTGACGCTCGGGCCATTTGACATCACGCCGGTCTTTGCCCGCCACAGCGATCCCAGCGCGGTGGGCCTCGTCATCGAGGCGGACGGGTGGCGGCTTTACCTGACGGCGGATACCGAATACGACGACCGCCTTTTCTCGACCACGACCACCGCCCCCGACGCGCTCCTGATCTGCATCAATGGCCGCCTCGGCAACATGAACTGGCAGGAGGCCCTCCAGACGGCGCGACGGCTGGAGACTCCCGTCGCCCTGCCCATGCACTACGGATTATTCGCCGAGAATACTGAAGACCCGGCGCCCTTCATCACCAGTTGCCGCGAAGCCGGCATCGCCTCGCATGAGATGCCGCTGGGCAAACCCTTTACGCTATGA
- a CDS encoding beta-galactosidase, whose amino-acid sequence MSASYPNPLNDEVFLFGASCAPYAKGLDWPMEEWDRDLATMKRLNFNTVRIFAPWDRIEPVEGEFDFHKQDHLFDLAEKHGIGVVLNFGGLFWNLCGLYPPAYLLKDARCQTLMNTPEAPTHSITPQRIICSDDPVFRSHAFRFLEQTVRRYAGRESLAAWMIWNEPQSMFCYCPHTQVKFRRWLERKYGTIEKLKAVWSTEYPVTHTCWEDITAPAYACGLPIWFDWVRFNQFRLYDTMSEITQMVRRIDPSGRPTTSNFVYHMAATEGPLSTPRYGLDIGRAGEALTMMGVSCYTVEHLHDLGPGYLTAYKLSRLRSASQDVNRRMLVLETGVGPNKRMITRAQRLMTFWHLIAHNAKSIILWNYRSRAGDSQVALFHLMKWDGSPSSRAEYMGEFSGMLQANARLINTVYPERQAAILTLEDQQIQTEAICGDYYPYTYVEAHDSRVGAYKLLWDLQIPADCIAENNLDELPMYKLLLIPMAENLSPEVAGRIRQFVANGGTVIAESTFGLRDQDGRLQYRAPGFGLDEVFGCWTSDREGKETAPVIQCPDGQAKVCFFWSEFELAGGTPAARYADGKIAAVRHRHGKGSTLLVGTEVFRQYQRNPQQAMTRLLQGEVLASGAQPTATLTGQAEDVEVARLSGPGGILYLVINHAEESRRFRLHLRDEIAGCRLVDLQTEDERDLTEDLQLAGKEVLALRLEAAETRKPAPHAMAGAGVA is encoded by the coding sequence ATGTCCGCCTCTTATCCGAACCCACTTAACGACGAGGTGTTTCTTTTCGGAGCATCCTGCGCCCCTTACGCCAAAGGTCTCGACTGGCCGATGGAGGAGTGGGACCGCGACCTCGCCACCATGAAGCGCCTCAACTTCAACACCGTGCGGATCTTTGCCCCGTGGGATCGCATCGAGCCGGTGGAGGGCGAGTTTGATTTTCACAAACAGGACCACCTCTTCGATCTCGCCGAGAAGCACGGCATCGGCGTGGTGTTGAATTTCGGCGGACTCTTCTGGAATCTCTGCGGCCTCTATCCCCCAGCCTATCTGCTCAAGGATGCGCGCTGCCAGACGCTGATGAACACGCCGGAAGCTCCGACGCACTCCATCACGCCACAGCGCATCATCTGCTCGGATGATCCGGTTTTCCGCAGCCACGCGTTTCGTTTCCTCGAGCAGACCGTGCGCCGCTATGCCGGGCGCGAATCGCTCGCGGCCTGGATGATCTGGAACGAACCGCAGTCGATGTTTTGCTATTGCCCGCACACCCAGGTGAAATTCCGCCGCTGGCTGGAGCGTAAATATGGGACGATCGAGAAGCTGAAGGCGGTCTGGAGCACGGAGTATCCGGTGACGCACACCTGCTGGGAGGACATCACCGCGCCCGCCTATGCCTGCGGTCTGCCGATCTGGTTTGACTGGGTGAGATTCAACCAGTTCCGCCTTTACGACACCATGTCGGAGATCACGCAGATGGTGCGGCGGATCGATCCATCGGGGCGCCCGACCACGTCAAACTTTGTCTACCACATGGCGGCGACCGAGGGACCGCTCTCCACGCCGCGGTATGGGCTCGACATTGGCCGGGCGGGCGAGGCGCTGACGATGATGGGCGTGTCGTGCTACACGGTCGAGCATCTCCACGATCTCGGCCCCGGTTATCTCACCGCCTACAAGCTCAGCCGCCTGCGCAGCGCCTCGCAGGATGTGAACCGCCGCATGCTCGTCCTCGAGACGGGAGTCGGCCCCAACAAGCGCATGATCACCCGCGCGCAGCGGCTCATGACCTTCTGGCATCTCATCGCGCACAACGCGAAGTCGATCATCCTGTGGAATTATCGCAGCCGCGCCGGGGATTCCCAGGTCGCGCTGTTTCACCTGATGAAATGGGACGGCAGCCCGAGCAGCCGCGCCGAGTACATGGGGGAATTTTCCGGAATGCTGCAGGCCAATGCCCGGCTGATCAACACCGTGTACCCCGAGCGGCAGGCCGCGATCCTCACGCTGGAGGACCAGCAGATCCAGACCGAGGCGATCTGCGGGGATTATTATCCGTACACCTATGTCGAGGCGCACGACTCGCGGGTCGGCGCGTACAAGCTGCTCTGGGACCTCCAGATCCCGGCGGACTGCATCGCGGAAAACAACCTCGACGAGCTGCCAATGTATAAGCTGCTCCTCATCCCGATGGCGGAGAATCTCTCGCCGGAGGTGGCCGGGCGCATCCGGCAGTTTGTCGCCAATGGCGGCACGGTGATCGCGGAAAGCACCTTTGGCCTGCGCGACCAGGATGGACGGTTGCAATACCGGGCGCCCGGCTTCGGGCTGGACGAGGTCTTCGGCTGCTGGACGAGCGATCGCGAGGGCAAGGAGACCGCGCCGGTCATCCAATGTCCGGACGGGCAGGCGAAGGTCTGCTTTTTCTGGAGTGAATTTGAGCTCGCGGGCGGGACGCCTGCGGCCCGGTACGCGGACGGCAAGATCGCCGCGGTGCGGCATCGCCACGGCAAGGGGTCCACACTGCTGGTCGGCACGGAGGTCTTCCGTCAATACCAGCGCAACCCGCAGCAGGCAATGACCAGGCTGCTTCAGGGCGAAGTGCTCGCCTCCGGAGCGCAACCCACCGCCACCCTCACCGGACAGGCGGAGGATGTGGAAGTCGCCCGCCTGAGCGGACCCGGCGGCATCCTGTATCTCGTCATCAATCACGCGGAGGAGAGCCGCCGGTTCCGCCTGCATCTTCGCGACGAAATCGCCGGATGCCGGCTGGTCGACCTGCAGACCGAGGATGAGCGCGATCTCACTGAAGACCTCCAGCTCGCGGGCAAGGAAGTGCTCGCGTTGCGCCTGGAGGCTGCCGAAACGAGGAAGCCCGCCCCGCACGCCATGGCGGGAGCCGGAGTGGCGTGA
- a CDS encoding LacI family DNA-binding transcriptional regulator: MAEIAAAAGVAKSTVSLALRNDPRVAPEAREHIQRVAEGMGYQTNALVARLMAELRRSRKQNHVAMLALINVSKVKRIDLKVPVVSDRLKGARERAELLGYSVDHFWLHEPDVTPERLGRILVARGALGVIIYGSRDETDIERCRPVWSILPSVVIGNHPKSTGLNFVANDHYATSLEACRRLSAAGYTRIGFVLDKWLDTLLEQRFTSGYLAGIDYSRSGPPPLYLEDPAEAPRPQGKKRFFDWVKKHRPDACICLNDFILDWIGEIDVKVPEEMGMALLDLPDALRGRVAGMYQGPEREGMKAVDSLVGQIHRRESGLPPFQTGLLLESEWIPGPTVRDIAPGPTPTRRKSRAKND, translated from the coding sequence ATGGCTGAGATCGCGGCAGCGGCCGGCGTGGCAAAGTCCACGGTCTCGCTCGCGCTGCGCAACGATCCCCGGGTCGCGCCCGAGGCCCGCGAGCATATCCAGCGGGTGGCCGAGGGCATGGGGTACCAGACCAATGCCCTCGTCGCACGGCTCATGGCCGAGCTGCGCCGGTCGCGGAAACAGAACCATGTCGCCATGCTGGCCTTGATCAATGTTTCCAAGGTCAAGCGCATCGATCTCAAGGTGCCGGTGGTCAGCGACCGGCTCAAGGGCGCCCGCGAACGGGCTGAACTGCTCGGCTACAGCGTCGATCACTTCTGGCTTCACGAGCCCGACGTCACCCCGGAACGACTCGGTCGCATCCTCGTCGCACGGGGCGCGCTGGGCGTCATCATTTACGGCTCGCGCGATGAAACGGATATCGAACGGTGCCGCCCGGTGTGGTCGATCCTGCCCTCGGTGGTGATCGGGAATCACCCAAAGTCCACCGGACTGAACTTTGTCGCCAACGATCACTATGCCACCTCGCTGGAGGCGTGTCGGCGACTAAGCGCGGCAGGCTACACGCGCATAGGATTCGTTCTGGACAAGTGGCTCGACACACTGCTGGAGCAGAGATTCACCTCCGGCTATCTGGCGGGAATAGACTATTCCCGCTCCGGCCCTCCTCCGCTTTATCTGGAAGACCCCGCCGAGGCTCCCCGCCCCCAGGGCAAGAAACGCTTTTTTGACTGGGTGAAAAAGCACAGGCCCGATGCCTGCATCTGCCTCAATGACTTCATTCTCGACTGGATCGGCGAGATCGACGTGAAGGTGCCGGAGGAAATGGGGATGGCCCTGCTCGACCTGCCGGATGCCCTGCGGGGGCGCGTCGCCGGGATGTACCAGGGTCCCGAGCGCGAGGGCATGAAAGCGGTGGATTCGCTGGTCGGGCAGATTCATCGCCGCGAGTCGGGGCTGCCGCCGTTCCAGACCGGACTGCTCCTGGAAAGCGAGTGGATTCCGGGGCCGACGGTGCGGGATATTGCACCGGGACCCACTCCGACGAGGCGAAAGTCGCGAGCGAAGAATGACTGA
- a CDS encoding type II secretion system protein, with product MPPIRHCHLVFARAFTLVEMLVSIAIVSVLMVLVFGVQSSVQARVKQAKCAANLSTQAKAVMFFAADNNGRFPYGWNVWYPTVWQKDISPYLGIPTTNTRSTPGIVFQCPMITQGDINIAGAGAVSHGMNEFIIPQVALQSDTPVKTVQSLATPSRVPLLGDIWLQNSDRMIAISKVPAGNTGNVAFRHNISPAARPAKVPRPSGLTSFGGGKVNMVFCDGHGEALSPEEVANAGDNVLVWNPWK from the coding sequence ATGCCCCCCATCCGCCATTGTCACTTAGTATTTGCCCGAGCCTTCACGCTTGTCGAGATGCTGGTCTCGATCGCCATCGTGAGCGTGCTGATGGTCCTGGTCTTCGGCGTGCAGTCCAGCGTGCAGGCGAGGGTGAAGCAGGCAAAGTGCGCCGCCAATCTCTCCACCCAGGCCAAGGCGGTGATGTTCTTTGCCGCCGATAATAATGGCCGCTTTCCCTATGGCTGGAATGTCTGGTACCCGACCGTGTGGCAAAAGGACATCTCACCCTATCTCGGGATTCCCACCACTAACACGCGATCCACTCCGGGCATCGTCTTTCAGTGTCCGATGATTACGCAGGGCGATATTAATATCGCGGGTGCAGGCGCGGTCAGCCATGGCATGAATGAGTTTATCATTCCCCAGGTGGCGCTGCAGAGCGATACGCCGGTCAAGACCGTGCAGAGCCTCGCCACTCCGTCCCGGGTGCCGCTCCTCGGCGATATCTGGCTCCAGAATTCCGACCGGATGATCGCCATCAGCAAGGTGCCTGCGGGCAACACGGGCAACGTCGCCTTCCGGCATAACATCTCTCCCGCCGCCCGGCCTGCCAAGGTTCCGCGGCCCTCCGGCTTGACGAGTTTTGGCGGAGGAAAAGTCAATATGGTATTCTGCGACGGCCACGGCGAGGCGCTTTCTCCCGAGGAGGTTGCCAATGCCGGGGACAATGTCCTGGTGTGGAATCCCTGGAAATAG